DNA from Quercus lobata isolate SW786 chromosome 1, ValleyOak3.0 Primary Assembly, whole genome shotgun sequence:
CCTGCCGCTTGaatgtcccagacgcgcccttaaatGAATTCCCTTCACGAGGcacatttatgtccggcggctcatctgataaggtggggaaacggaacggacgcctcttttctcttcagattcttttggaaactctAAAGGCATTTAATTCCACCCGTTTGCCCTTcttataagaaggcaagcaagAGGCAGTGACTTTCGTACAAactcctctccttccttctgaaatctgaaatccGCATCCTCCTTTAGCGTCTTcttagcccgtttgttaccATATCCGCATACGCCCTCCATAACAAATGATGAAGGAATCACactcctcctcaaaacaccacattctgacaaaacttgaaatggctcggtcagggcaagggtggcgcagacttaagatctgtctcgcctctcttttagccaaaatccgaagcaggggttcgtcatgtcgaattctcggcgtgattgagtcgagaacaaccaagaccagcaccacccggctcctcacgagcgtacctaatatggcaccaacatgttaggagtcagggctgaggcaggggctaagtgcttctgcttctccctcttttgctccttggtgccctccccctccctcttcttattgtcttcccagcaccagttccgccctggtgctgtccctttccctcttttgctcctctctttgtctcttcgtCTCTCCccctcctcttctcctccttcttttactcatgtcctccatctacttcattgatttcttccttactatttccttcttcatccattttctttttgaagtgaGTTCCTCTCTTAGTacgagcagcaatgaggcagagattggagaaaactttgaagacgagtctaaaaaggcgcttgaccgtttgcttatctgtattGTGGATGTTAAGGccgcttcggcagcccctcttttgtataggctcgttgaagcccctttttgtacattgtaataatttcttatattaataaaaattgtttctatttcattttgcgtgttttgtctttgtttttataaatttgcaaatgctgttcggctcaataatatcgcatctaaatcaatgacgactaagaccaaaatacttaataacaAAAAGGTGTTGCCATAATTTCAATAGAAGTGCTCGGCATAATAAGGCAGAccagtaaaaagtaatacttaccccctgctagccgaggagagaaacgaaggcttgatgccgtgtgaggagtAGCCGTTTAAAAACATACCACCCACTAAATGAACAGACCTCTTAGGTCGTTGTatactggggcgttccacccccTTCCTTGCTCCTTCGTTGGGCCTAACCTTTtagggtgtttaagccgtggatgaaatGACCTGACCTTTTTATCCAGTAGCCCATATTGCGAAGTccaaatccctttttttttttttttttatccgaTCAGtcggtttccccgtaggcttgggtccgaggaaaGTACCtcgccttggttctgcccagaactagtaataattaaaatttttgtacttggtttccccataggcttgagtccgaggaccatacaaggccttggttctgtccagaacttggaataattaaaatttttgtacttggtttccccataggcttgagtccgaggaccatacaaggccttggttctgtccagaacttgtaataattaaaatttttgtacttggtttccccataggcttgagtccgaggaccatacaaggccttggttctgtccagaactagtaataattaaagtttttgtacttggtttccccataggcttgagtccgaggaccatacaaggccttggttctgtccagaacttgtaataattaaaatttttgtacttggtttccccataggcttgagtccgaggaccatacaaggccttggttctgtccagaacttgtaataattaaaatttttgtacttggtttccccataggcttgagtccgaggaccatacaaggccttggttctgtccagaactttaTGCTCATTTTTTACGCACCTGGTCTTTCCTCAGGTATCTCACAAGTTTCCGAGCAGGAGGTTGCCCTTGGCAACAGTTATTCCCTGGCATGGGCTGTAGTTCGTGGGCCTCCATGTAGAACGGGCCTGAGACGCGAATTAACTAAGCCCACAGACTTAGAGGCATTTCCTtggtctttggtcacgcggtactttctggcgtcccagtgttcgaggtgtgCTTTCACAAGGCCCCTTTAATACTGCAGATGGCgtgggaaatcgagccggaggcattttgtccgtagcgttccttgggacgttGCGTGCATTTAAATGCCACTACTTTaactttttgaataaataggAGTGAAAGCTGTCTTGCTTGAACGCAGGTCCTTCAGTTTACTTCCTGAGtttatcatgtttgaggcgagagTAGGGGAAAAAGAGCTTTCTCCACCAtggaggcgccgtgtcctcctgagactcaggGTAGTGAGTTACGGGCAAAGGGAGCGTAAATTCAAGAGAGTACTCCGCTTCGTCAACAGGGAAAGggtatttctctttctttcagtcaaaatccgaaacaggttCTGTTCacgccagaattttggtgtgtcagaagaaagattctccgccgtCAGCGCATCTGCCTCTTTGTAGGCagatttttggtgaaggctcctcaacttccggctccctgcacctttccttcgGCGGCGCAAGACTCGagtcgggttcttttgctgcctgagttatgggcgtgcaaaggCTTTGAGGAGGAATAAagcctcgaagcagtagccaacctctcatctgagatatctcctcggctTCACCTTCAccctcttgtatttttcttttacttacgtagttagctctAATGTGAGCtcgtttcagcttttcattgtacattgTACTGTTCATtcgtcttaataaaagatgtgctTATTTCCTCATACATACTTTTTtcctctgcaacaactactttgtgcatggaCATTAGATCTAAGTCTGCTTTTAGCGATACTCCGGGCAGGAAAATGCCTTTAATACAACCCTTACTAGTTCAAACTCGCAAATGTTATCAAGTGTAACGACGGTAATCCtaaatagattaaattcatggaactaaccgggatagcTGTTGAGTGCTGTGCGATGCACGCCAGACCAACTCCGTATCGCACCATTCCTTTTGACACAGGGGGACCCGAGGGCAGACCGGGGACCCGTGCAATTAAGGTGTTGACCCtactgttaacgaggagtttTCTTCGGATGGATCAtgaggtttacgtgccatagtacttggtttccccataggcttgagtccgaggaccatacaaggccttggttctgtccaaaacttataatctttttatgtacttggtttccccataggcttgagtccgtggaccatgcaaggccttggttctgtccaaaacttataagattatttttatgtacttggtttccccataggcttgagtccgaggaccatgcaaggccttggttctgtccaaaacttataatctttttatgtacttggtttccccataggcttgagtccgaggaccatgcaaggccttggttctgtccaaaacttataatctttttatgtacttggtttccccataggcttgagtccgtggaccatgcaaggccttggttctgtccaaaacttataagatttttttatgtacttggtttccccataggcttgagtccgaggaccatacaaggccttggttctgtccaaaacttataatctttttatgtacttggtttccccataggcttgagtccgaggaccatgcaaggccttggttctgtccaaaacttataatctttttatgtacttggtttccccataggcttgagtccgaggaccatgcaaggccttggttctgtccaaaacttataagattatttttatgttcttggtttccccataggcttgagtccgaggaccatacaaggccttggttctgtccaaaacttataatctttttatgtacttggtttccccataggcttgagtccgtggaccatgcaaggccttggttctgtccaaaacttataagattatttttatgtacttggtttccccataggcttgagtccgtggaccatgcaaggccttggttctgtccaaaacttataagattatttttatttttcgacCACAAGCCCCTACACCAGGACGGGGAAAGTTGGTCTGAGGCTCGAAGCCCCTAGAGACATCCGCGCCCTCATTACTGCGagacgtagcccctagcagaagcttacgtcggagcaacaactagaTGTCGTCGGAGACGGAGGAGGTCCCAGAAACTTCTGCTTGCCCATGAGTCGATTCCACCACCACCCACGCCAgtgcgcaagctttcccacagacggcgccaattgtagggacacgattcctttgcggcccactaacatttttgggctcacacaataaaggtccctcacaatatgatttgtagagagtgggcttgaaaagctggCCGCTGGTCACTGGGCGGTGTTCCGGGCTCGagtttagaggaattcatgcagaaaaaggaattgggcttgaacatttaagccctaagacgtcgcagcCAAGGGGATGGGACTCCttggagttgatccgaggaccattagggtctCACTCCGGTTACCCATTGATGGACTTTTTccgtgaagtccggtgttgttgagacgTTCTCCCCCCTGtaacctttctttttctgggaGATGGAATGGCCCCCCCCCAAGACTtcacttacttccttattttatactagcttgcattcgttgtccttcgtccacgtgtagggtcaatctttacaaacactgacatttgtcccatcagtccaatcccggaattgttggggatggtttgataaagctgcagagtacggctctgtcaggcgctgggtcttatcttgaagggtagtaaggataacttccccaaggtattttggatctTACAAATTCGCCCCTAcgccagttttacccctttgttccggtgggattatggatatgccgaggactaaactgtcctcggctgcctcccaaaaattatTTCGTGCTCGGCATTGTAGagtttgggccacagctctcctcggattgggccttcagaatctctaagggcaaatgggcctggtccacgaattgtcgGGCCCCACAAgtacaaatagaaaaattaactaaaataggccaattaaatatagaaattatattctTCTCAAATAATAAAtgtgtgtgttgggggggggggttgtgtgGTCAcctaatttatttgtgtttgtgctcatatttaattgttgaaaaataaaaataaaatagtatttatGTTGCATGGCCATAGCGTGTCACCTATGAAATTATGAATACATTAATTTAAACGTATTGCATGGCCACAACGTGGAAAACTTGGAAGGTAGGAATCAATCACCAtgcacccttggtgcgatggtcacttcacaagaTCCGACCTTAATGGGTCAGGTTTTACCAGACCCACGAAGCATTAGAgtcgggtttgggttttaattATCTAACCTGAAGTGGGTTTAGGTCAGGTGCAGGTATTTGTAATACCCACCCCGAACTCGAACCCGAcctatgtaaaaaaaaaaaaaaaaaaaaaaaaaaaaagagctaactctctctaaatatatatatatatatatatatatatcacttatagaaaaccctaaccctacGTCTTATTTTCCATGACTTAAGACGATTGGATGAGGTTAAAATTTCACTTGATCGACTTGAGAGCTTAAGTTTATCATCAAAGTTTAATAGTATCACAGGTCAGATTGACGGTAAAAATCTTGTTTCCTATAAATACGAAGGAAAAACAATCCCATCCTTGTTGATTAATTCTCCTAGATTACAAGATGTTCAACTTAAACTATTGACAGACTATCCTCTAGACACTTGGGTTCATTTTTTACTATAACTGAATTTGTCAACTTATATTTCTCTGTTATGTGatcaaatattttcattatGCTTTAATAATTTCAACTTTGAATCATATATATGATACATTATacatttatgtaaaattttcctgtgtattgcacgggttagcgactaataGAAGTGAATTGTAAAGTTTAACATAAAacgaaaaatatataaagtacaTTTATTAGTAATCGGTGTGAAAAGCCAAGAAgtacatttattatttatgtgagAAGCTTTTTCATTGATGAGCATGTGAGCAGCTTTTTTATTAGTAATCGGTGAGAAAACCATTTTCTCCAAGCAAAAGATCTTGCGGTCGACATTCAAGACTAGGCCAGAGCCTCAGAGAGCTCTCTACCACGCGTCagtcaaaccttttttttttggaagttctTGCAGTGCCTTAAATCGtgtttcattcattcatttcaattaATGGGACAGTACACTTCAATCATTCATGAAATGGaggttataaaaattttaaaatttatatataataataaattttcttgtCCAGGTGGTCACTAACACGAAGAAGCTGATGACTTCCAATTATATTATGGTCAGTTtaaatagaatttattttgctaaaattaaaaattaaaaacattatagtaaaataatttttaaatatataaataataccataaaatctatttttaataaaaaattactgaaaagtgaaatttgtgagtTTTATAAACAGTATACAAAACCATTAATAAACTGAAGAGTCAAATTCATAACTACCGTTAATCTTTTGCTATTGAAACGCGTGCAAAAAAAAATACGCTACAGTAAAAAAAATCAGTCAGCCGTGGATATGAATCTAAACCCACACAAAGTTCGAAACTGGAGTAGCCATTCAAAACAAAGTGTTGAAGCAAAGTGACAAGTCACAAGACATAAAGAAAGCAAAACGTgtgaaggtgaaaaaaaaagaaaaagaaaacaacaacttTAAGGACAGATGTATGGGCCACACAATTAATTGCACGGGTTGCCACGTCATCGATCCGTGTCTCACTaatttttttctccaatttctcccacttctcttctctttctcttttagattcaccaaatttcaaaaattttctctcttccacCAAGCGTTGCGTGGGACACCAGCATCGAATCTCCATGATCATGCCTATAAATGGAAGCCTCCAAGGCCAACACGACCACCACCAGCGGTGCTTGCCGACCTGACCTTCTCCTCTCTCAAGGtctctctgttttcttgttCTCTCAAATCCAGCTGTGGCCAAGCTTCTGCTTGGCCCTTCTCTGGCAGTGCTTCTCAACGGCGTCACTGGTGCTGGTGGCCATTGGGTCCTCTCTTTTTccttgatttattttcttttctattttttatttctctttatgTTTGCTTTTAAGACATGATTGAAACCCATGGTTTTATTCATTTAGTTTTGATTAGTTTGATATTGGGTTTTCTTTATGCATGTAAAGTCTGGTGATTTTTCTTGGGTTGGGTATTTTTTGGATATGGCAGAATATACTGTGATTAAATGTAAAGTGGCATATGATAAAATGGAAAGTGGCATGCTTGAAGGTTGCTGTATCTATGGGTCTCTTGGCTTTTCCATTAAAACATTTTGATATTAGATTTATGAATTCAATTTTTCTTCCCTTGACTTCTTTACCAAAGATCATTATCTTTCATTTATAGGCATAAAGATTATGACTTTCTTAGTTTCTTTCATTGAAACATTACTATGCTTCTTATCTCaataataattttggaaattggaatttATCACGGTGTGTCAGTTTTCTCTTATTGTCttagtttgttatattttatagtTTCTCTCATTGTCTTAGTTTGTTACcatcatgtttattttattttaaagttgatTTGGAAATGCACGGAAGATGTTTGTCAAAAAATCTATTTGAAACTTTGAAGTTAAGCTAATTTATATGCATATTGTGTAGTCTTGAGGGAGGTCATCAGATTGTGAAATGCACCAGGATGCTCCCCCAATAGGTTGATTCTTTTCACTTCATGCTAACAAGAGAAGGAACTAGGCTCTAGCTAAGGTGGGGAACAGAGTTAACGGCTGATTCGTTTCACTTCCTGCACCAAGAAGACTGTCAAGTTCttgtattttcaatttcaattggcCAATTCCTTGACTATGGGGAATCCAAGAATCAACTAACGGCTTTGTCAACAATAATGTATCTTGTATTTATCACCATATATCTTTtgcaaatgaaaaagaaaaagagcatGAAATGGACTTGTTCTGGCCAAGGTGTTGTGTTTTTGCCTTCTGTTGTTGCTACAGAATTGAATAGCTAAGCAAGTTGTTGCATCTTCATGTTATAGCTGATTTTGTGTTGCTAAGTTGATTTTGTGTTGATGAATATATGTGAGGTATACAATTTTGTTCGTGTTATAAGCCTTCTTAATACATTTCAAAGTTTTATCTAGACTAAATGGTGTTGCTTTTTGTGTATGAATTTGCTTGGAGCAAGAACTAATATTGACAATGactcaaaaacacaaattatataGAAGTGTTTACTTGACTGTTATTCTTTCGAAAACAAGGAAAACATATCAAGAGTTTTCAAAGGATGCTTGGCCAATTTTACAATCAAAACTTAATTCAAGAGAGTAGACAAGAAATGaatttgatataaaaatgaacaaaactttATTAGAATGTACACCTTGACCACAAGGCCATATAACAATAGTTTTGTTGAAATATACACTTTGTTAACAAGAAAAAATTATTCCCAtcatcataaattcataatacaCAAttcccacaaaagaaaaaaagaagaaggtctTGTAAGCTTCAAGATCAAGTTCTTCAACAACCTTAAATGGCATGACCTGCTTATTAAGTTCCAGCTGGTGTGCCTCCCGCTTCTTAACTGTACGTTACAAATgtaattataagtttataactaaGCCACACATCACATGCATAGACATAAGCAAAGTAAAccttttaaatttaaagaagCCAACATAACCTCTCTAGCTTTCAATGTTCCAATCTAAAagcattgtttatttatttttaacttttacatatatttaacaaaacttGGAATTACAACTTCCCCCACCCCTCCATAGGTTTTGCTAGCATAAATATTTCTAGTTCTTAAAGAGATTTGTTGTTCTACTATTGACAGAGAGCCCCTTTTACTTCCACACATGTAGTCAAAATGGAATTTCAACAAGCATGTTGTTCATGTCTATATACAAGAATCTAGGGAAACAAAAATCACAATGTGGCCAACAACTTTATTTTAAGGCAAACAAGAGGAAAAAACCCCACAtaccaaaacaacaaaaattaacaaaacccccaattattttttatcattagtgAGCTTAACATTACTTCAAAGTTTCTATCatacattttcacaaacatCTTCTGTGCATTTCCAAGatcaacattaaaataaaataaaacattgagGTACTGCCAATTGTACATTCTGCCATACCCAAAAAAACGCAACCTAAGAAAAATCACCAGACTTTACATGCATAAAGAAAACCCAATATCAAACTaatcaaaactaaataaataaaaaccatggGTTTCAGTCTTGTCTTAAAAGCAAAcataaagagaaataaaaaatagaagagaaaataaatcaagGAAAAAGAGAGGACCCAATGGTCACGAGCGCCAGTGATGCCGCTGAGAAGCATTGCTAGAGAAGGGGGCAAGTAGAAGCTTGGCCACAGCTGAACCTGAGAGAACgagaaaacagagagagaggagaaggtCAGGCCGGCAAGCACCGCTGGTGGTGGTCATGTTGGCCTTAGAGGGTTCCATTTGTAGCCATGATCATGGAGATTCGACGCTGGTGTCCTATGCAATGCTTGGTggaagagagaaattttttgaaatttggtgAATCtgaaagagaaagggaagagaaaGTGGGAGAAAAAAATTAGTGAGACACGGATCGATGACGTGGCAACCCTTTAAAACCATTGGATTAAATCAATGGCTGATATTAGAACTATTGCACCCCGTGCATAAACATTCAAACTTTCCATtctaaagttttttattttctggtaAATAAGTGATTGTTTTTGTCAGAAGTGGGATTTGAGAACCCACGCCGTTTAGTTTAAAGGGCCAGAACTTGAGTCTGGCGCCTTAGaccgctctctctctctctctctctctctcatgcctCTAggacttcttttctctttctttattctatCATTCATGCCTAGAAGCTACTCTGTCACGCAGACTCCTCTATCCACCATTCCCAGAGCCAACCTACCCTGCCCCCATTTACCACTGTCCAGTCTCCCCTCTTTCCCTTTCGTCTTCTTTTCACTCTCACATTCTCACTCCCCAGGATTCTCTCTTTCCCCAATGGCCTGCTGATCACGTTGTCCTTCACTCCTTCTCCCCCAAAATCAAAGCCCTAGTCTACTTGCACAGCCCAACTACACCCTTGATCACTGAGATTTTGATACTAATTGGTTTGCCAGTTTTGGTATTCGcaattcaaattttgagaaatgaGCCTTCAAGGAAGGAAGATCGGGGGGAGTACAAGGAAGGCGATTACATTCCTCTCTTCTCTGTGAAATCTCATATTTTCAACGTTTGCTTATGATCTTCTATTTGAACTCGagcttggaatttttttttttttttttttaattcttttgattTGGTTCTGACTTTCACTTTGGCTGCTGAGaatttctccttttcttttttatctattGAATTTGTGCtaagaatttgaaaaattaaagaaatgaagTTTTGGGTCTCAATATCTTGATTTTGTTTAAGAAACTGTTTGCTAAGTAAATCATTTATCCATTGTTAGtcatagaaatatatatatatatatatatatatatatattcagtgaggcatattcatattttgattttgagcttcaaagagaaaactttatagattgttttttttccaCTTGCTGTGAGGCAAATTCTTACTTTAATTGCCCTTCACCCCACGTCTGGCATTACATATGGAGCTCGCTTCGTCCTTCTCAGTCTTTGCACCATCTTCATCATCCTCCTCCAACGACGTTACTGCACCTAAGGTTAGTGTTTTATGTTTCTGTTAAATTCAAAAATGGTATGTTTACAGAAATTTGTTCTTGGTTGCTATTCATTGTTGCTTGTTGCTCTTGATGTTGGACACGTTTTTCCTCCATGCCCTTCTAACTTttcatatatgtataatttCTGAAATGGGCTTCCTGAAGCTAACAAAGGTCTAAACTGGTTACCTGCTTCCctgcaattaatttttaattgggattctagatttggttttttttcccttgcTGTGTGTAACTTGTCTGCAAAAGAATGTCTTCAAAATATACTTGTAATAACTGCTTTGAGTTAATCTTCACTTTGTGTTGCTCTGGATGCATCACTTTCTTTTATACATAACTCTACAACTTGTTTGGTACAGTTTTCTGTTCAAATGACCAAATATTTAGGGCTCAAGTGTGTATGTCCTATTAGATGGCAGACCCATCCGCTGCTGAGGGTTTGAAGTTATCATGGACTGCACCATTAGAAAAGcagtttattgattttttgttggAAGAAAAAGCTAAAGGGAACATTCCTAATgggaaaatgaagaaaaaacgTTGGCCATTTGTCACAGATGTGTTTATCCAACGAACCGGAAAACACTGTCGCCAGGAGCAAATAACTGAAAAATTTAAACGGCTTAAACAGAAATACCGTGCGTTTTCCCTACTAATTGGTAGATTCGGAATGGAATGTGATCTTGTTACCAACACCGTCACAGGTAGTGAAGCGGCGTGGTCAGAAGCAGTGGCGGTGAGTGTTatacatttaatttattttcatgccattcattatttaaattcttcatGTAAACAATCCCATATATACCTGTGTCTCTAATCCCATGTATATCACATCTTGTCTGTTTCTAGTTGAACCCTAGGTGCAAGGGCTTTTATAAAAAGGGGCTGGACCACTATGAGTTGCTAAGACAGCTCTTCCACACGGGCATGGCAACCGGATTTTTACAAACATCCTCTGTGCAGGGAGTACATGTCAGTGTTGAACCTTATAGTTCAGATGATGTGGTCAAGCTTCCCCCCCCAGATATGGGGCAATGCAGCAACCCAAAAGGGAAGCAGCCAGCTCACCCCGACACCTCAACCGGGAAGAAGAGGAAAGCTGGGTCCTTTGATAGAGCCACTAATGCTATCGTGGAGACGGAGATGTCAAGAATATCGCGTGATAAGGACAGCGAAAGTCGAAAAACCATAGATTCTGCACAAGTTCTTGATCCCTTATCAATGGTAATGGCCACGGAAATTGTGAACTCTATGGCTGACTCTCTTGGTGATGAAACCATGTTCGAGGTCCtcgaaaaattagaaaagcCCGAATGCAGGCAAgctttcatcaaattgaaaccGGAAAGACGACGGGGCTGGATTGAGCAATTGACTAGTTTACCCTAGGGGAGTTGGTGAAGGAATGAGTAGGTGGGTTCATTGTTTTTCATTGTTAATAAGGAGCCCCCAtgtttttccttgttttctCAGAATTATAATCAATGAATTGTAAAAATTCTAAACAAGGATATAACTAAAGCTTGGAATCCTAGTTGTGCTTCTATCTAGACTAGAAACACAGTGCAAAAAGGGTTTTTTGCAAGTTGCAACCCCATAGAGCACAACTTTCATGATAGTTACATATCATAATGTTTAGAAATAGTAAGCAATATTTGAATCTCTTCTTGCTATATTCGTGCTGGCATTTGTGTAATTGTCTATTTTGCTATTTGGATATATGTTTCACTTGTCTGAACCACTATGACACTATTAAGGTCAGTCAGTCTTTTTGTTTCGACTTTGTAGATTTCTTTTGCCTTGTCAGATGTTCTGCTAATAATTCATGCATATGTGGCat
Protein-coding regions in this window:
- the LOC115992725 gene encoding uncharacterized protein LOC115992725 isoform X1 — encoded protein: MELASSFSVFAPSSSSSSNDVTAPKMADPSAAEGLKLSWTAPLEKQFIDFLLEEKAKGNIPNGKMKKKRWPFVTDVFIQRTGKHCRQEQITEKFKRLKQKYRAFSLLIGRFGMECDLVTNTVTGSEAAWSEAVALNPRCKGFYKKGLDHYELLRQLFHTGMATGFLQTSSVQGVHVSVEPYSSDDVVKLPPPDMGQCSNPKGKQPAHPDTSTGKKRKAGSFDRATNAIVETEMSRISRDKDSESRKTIDSAQVLDPLSMVMATEIVNSMADSLGDETMFEVLEKLEKPECRQAFIKLKPERRRGWIEQLTSLP
- the LOC115992725 gene encoding uncharacterized protein LOC115992725 isoform X2; its protein translation is MADPSAAEGLKLSWTAPLEKQFIDFLLEEKAKGNIPNGKMKKKRWPFVTDVFIQRTGKHCRQEQITEKFKRLKQKYRAFSLLIGRFGMECDLVTNTVTGSEAAWSEAVALNPRCKGFYKKGLDHYELLRQLFHTGMATGFLQTSSVQGVHVSVEPYSSDDVVKLPPPDMGQCSNPKGKQPAHPDTSTGKKRKAGSFDRATNAIVETEMSRISRDKDSESRKTIDSAQVLDPLSMVMATEIVNSMADSLGDETMFEVLEKLEKPECRQAFIKLKPERRRGWIEQLTSLP